The Bacteroides acidifaciens genome includes a region encoding these proteins:
- a CDS encoding tape measure protein produces the protein MAKLYFKVASDWEEVVRLRGEIAKLKQELKNMDGTQSPATFKALNVQLAASNQKLDELVTNAAKAGTEMEMGFKKKIFDASQSVNGFTEKIISQKNTIKGFEQDLRALQEKYRKITMNGGKNQGALDSIHRMKNIIAEEKDVLFNLTQQQAEARLSVKKLHDEYALYNDNAKEVVEKNNGITISWKKALAVIGGVGVLKTLGSEIIRIRGEFQAADTAIQTLLGNKQKADTLMAQVREYAKVSPLEFSDVTQATQMMLGFNIEAEKVPRFLSAIGDVSMGDTQRFNSLTLAFSQMSAAGKLMGQDLNQMINAGFNPLQIMSEKTGKSIATLKDEMSKGAVSAEMVQQAFIDATSAGGKFYQMSENASKTINGQLSMMQDAMDTVFNELGQKSEGTIINGIRITTSLIENYETVGKVLVGLIATYGTYRTAVMLVTAAESKHTLVEIGLTNARVLARKAQLALNAAMLTNPYVALATVVVGLSVAMWTISDSTTAAACAQKEYNDIKETASKREQEHKQKIEELLMAARHESLSTLTRQKSLEELRKEYPKIFEKYDIEKLKLEDILKLKQQINEEDSRRSVQGKKEDYNALKQTVANQQRYLQLFDNPDLRKNMSDADREIWKMFSGKQSYVQVREQMEKNSELLKKYQKDVLEDNIASYKANLKNYSKEKLEAELKLAQSSVSKRNGFAINGMMVKGGDLEGIVSSINSALAEKKSSTTYKEDYEKAKKDWEDAKKKLSEIEKDKSKFTSKQYEEAKKREETAEKAYKNLGGITGNALSKQEKAAKKQKKEQQKTSEELLSLRHQNQQDEINLMKDGTEKELKQIDLNYQKKLDAIKKKEKELSERQGGKLTQEQSVEISALYTNAENERDKAIADVTKEQLKAEQQALNDYLKEYGTFQQQKLAIAQEYAEKIKKAQEESGVNSAQVKLLEKQRDVAIQNKETEVIKANIDWVTVFGEFGGMFNDMVKPALEEAKKYVQTDKFKSSDQYSQKALIDAINQMEKSLGGAGGLNFKKLGQDIKTYQMAEQNRLIAIEDEKTAQDKLIKAQEDYEKALKNGTEEEKQAAQHALEIAQQNADAASANVQTQTDIANESQQNLTNTATNLKANMENVTGGLQKLASGGIKSAYDGLIETSKGLGGAFEKVADKIEDVPIIGWIVSIIDIFKDGLSEVVGGLLDAVFNAVSGILSDVLKGDFFVTLGKSIRDGVGNILNAITWGGWDSWMSKISGSNAKEVQEAIDRLTDRNETLEKSIDRLTDVMEKSAGSKSISAYEQAFKYQQEQITNTLKIAQEQARYHGSHKSWQHYMEWTDEQLRWARENVDKNFSSTGSLWGLSPEQMKMLLSNADIYEQIKNEGKGGYGGRVLEKLEAYADQAGKLDELTEKINESLMQVSFDGLRDNFLESLMDMDKDAKSFSEDFSEYMQRALLNFSIGELFDDELKEWYNGIAELMKEQGGKLTKQQIEDARREYDSMVQKAMDERDKISEITGYTGSSSSSSQEASKKGFAAASQDSIDELNGRFTALQIAGEEIKNQSVTQSQSLNILTMKTDTLISINTETRNIADDTRDLIASSYLELVQISENTGAIIKPIQQMQKDISEVKNNTKGLSTK, from the coding sequence ATGGCAAAGTTATATTTTAAAGTCGCAAGTGATTGGGAAGAAGTCGTAAGACTCCGGGGTGAAATAGCTAAACTAAAGCAGGAGTTGAAAAATATGGATGGAACACAATCCCCTGCTACTTTCAAGGCTTTAAATGTTCAACTTGCTGCATCTAATCAAAAATTAGATGAGTTGGTGACTAATGCTGCTAAAGCCGGAACCGAAATGGAAATGGGATTTAAGAAGAAAATCTTTGATGCCTCTCAGTCTGTTAACGGATTCACAGAGAAGATTATTTCTCAAAAGAATACTATTAAAGGCTTTGAACAAGATTTAAGGGCTTTACAAGAAAAGTACCGGAAAATAACTATGAATGGCGGTAAGAATCAAGGTGCGCTTGATTCTATACATCGAATGAAGAATATCATTGCAGAAGAAAAAGATGTATTGTTCAATCTTACTCAACAACAAGCCGAAGCGCGTCTTTCTGTGAAAAAACTCCATGATGAATACGCCCTTTACAACGATAATGCCAAAGAGGTCGTAGAAAAAAACAATGGCATTACAATTTCTTGGAAGAAGGCGTTGGCGGTTATTGGTGGTGTTGGCGTGCTGAAAACACTAGGCTCTGAAATAATTCGTATTCGTGGAGAGTTTCAAGCTGCTGACACAGCTATTCAAACCCTATTAGGAAACAAACAAAAAGCCGACACACTCATGGCGCAAGTTCGCGAATATGCTAAGGTTTCTCCACTGGAGTTCTCCGATGTCACCCAAGCAACACAAATGATGTTAGGTTTCAATATCGAAGCCGAGAAAGTACCACGTTTTCTTTCCGCTATCGGTGATGTATCTATGGGGGATACACAAAGATTCAATTCCCTTACACTTGCTTTTTCACAGATGTCTGCTGCAGGTAAGTTAATGGGACAAGACCTCAACCAAATGATTAATGCCGGATTTAATCCGCTGCAAATCATGTCCGAAAAGACAGGTAAATCCATTGCGACTTTGAAAGACGAAATGTCCAAAGGTGCTGTTTCCGCTGAAATGGTTCAACAGGCATTCATTGATGCAACCTCGGCCGGTGGTAAGTTCTATCAGATGTCCGAGAATGCTTCAAAAACTATTAATGGACAACTTTCTATGATGCAGGATGCGATGGATACTGTCTTTAATGAATTGGGGCAGAAATCGGAAGGAACAATCATAAATGGCATTCGGATAACAACTTCACTGATTGAGAATTATGAGACAGTAGGTAAAGTGTTGGTTGGGTTGATTGCTACTTATGGAACTTACCGTACTGCTGTAATGCTGGTTACCGCTGCAGAAAGTAAACACACTCTCGTGGAAATAGGACTTACCAATGCTCGTGTATTAGCACGAAAGGCACAATTAGCCTTAAATGCAGCAATGCTTACTAATCCTTATGTGGCATTAGCTACGGTAGTTGTTGGGTTGAGTGTAGCAATGTGGACGATTTCTGATAGTACAACCGCTGCTGCATGTGCACAAAAGGAATACAATGATATAAAAGAAACTGCTTCAAAAAGGGAGCAAGAACACAAACAGAAAATAGAAGAACTTCTAATGGCGGCACGACATGAGAGTTTGTCTACTCTTACCCGGCAAAAATCTTTAGAAGAACTACGTAAGGAATACCCGAAAATTTTTGAAAAATACGATATTGAGAAACTGAAGTTAGAAGATATTTTAAAGCTAAAGCAACAAATAAACGAGGAAGATTCAAGACGTTCCGTTCAAGGTAAAAAAGAAGATTATAATGCTCTAAAGCAAACAGTTGCCAACCAACAGAGATATTTGCAATTGTTTGACAATCCTGATTTACGAAAAAATATGTCTGATGCTGACAGGGAGATATGGAAAATGTTTTCCGGCAAACAGTCCTATGTACAGGTGCGTGAGCAGATGGAGAAAAATTCTGAGCTTTTGAAAAAGTATCAGAAAGATGTATTAGAAGATAACATAGCTTCTTACAAAGCTAACCTTAAAAACTATTCCAAAGAAAAACTTGAAGCAGAATTGAAACTTGCTCAATCATCAGTTTCCAAACGCAACGGTTTTGCCATAAATGGAATGATGGTAAAAGGTGGAGACTTGGAGGGCATTGTTTCTTCAATAAATAGTGCATTGGCAGAAAAGAAATCTTCTACCACCTACAAAGAAGATTACGAAAAAGCTAAGAAGGACTGGGAAGATGCCAAAAAGAAACTATCTGAAATAGAGAAGGACAAATCTAAGTTTACCTCAAAGCAATATGAAGAAGCTAAGAAACGGGAAGAAACTGCCGAAAAAGCATACAAAAACTTAGGAGGAATCACTGGCAATGCTTTATCTAAACAAGAAAAAGCTGCTAAAAAGCAAAAAAAAGAACAACAAAAGACATCCGAAGAACTTCTGTCTCTCCGCCACCAAAACCAACAAGACGAAATTAATCTCATGAAAGATGGTACTGAGAAAGAGCTGAAACAGATTGACCTAAATTATCAAAAAAAGCTGGATGCTATCAAAAAGAAAGAAAAAGAACTGAGTGAAAGACAGGGGGGTAAACTGACGCAAGAACAATCTGTTGAGATTTCTGCTCTCTATACCAATGCTGAAAATGAAAGAGATAAAGCAATTGCCGACGTAACTAAAGAGCAGCTTAAAGCTGAACAGCAAGCTTTAAATGATTATCTGAAAGAATATGGTACATTCCAGCAACAGAAGCTTGCGATAGCCCAAGAATATGCTGAGAAGATTAAAAAAGCACAGGAAGAAAGTGGGGTAAATAGTGCCCAAGTTAAATTACTAGAGAAACAACGGGATGTTGCCATACAAAACAAGGAGACAGAAGTAATAAAGGCAAACATTGATTGGGTTACTGTATTTGGTGAGTTTGGCGGAATGTTTAATGATATGGTGAAACCCGCTTTGGAAGAAGCAAAGAAATATGTTCAAACAGATAAGTTTAAAAGTTCAGACCAATACAGCCAAAAAGCACTGATTGATGCCATAAACCAAATGGAAAAATCCTTGGGTGGAGCCGGTGGTTTAAATTTCAAGAAACTTGGTCAGGACATAAAAACATACCAAATGGCTGAACAAAACCGGCTTATCGCTATTGAAGATGAAAAAACAGCCCAAGATAAACTTATTAAAGCGCAGGAAGATTATGAAAAGGCTTTAAAGAATGGTACAGAAGAAGAGAAACAAGCCGCCCAACATGCACTTGAGATAGCGCAACAAAATGCAGATGCTGCATCCGCAAATGTCCAGACACAGACGGATATTGCTAACGAAAGCCAACAAAATCTGACCAATACTGCCACAAATCTCAAAGCCAACATGGAAAACGTGACAGGTGGGTTGCAAAAATTAGCTTCAGGAGGAATAAAAAGCGCTTATGATGGATTGATAGAAACTAGCAAAGGATTAGGTGGAGCCTTTGAAAAGGTAGCTGATAAGATAGAAGATGTTCCAATAATCGGTTGGATAGTTTCAATTATTGATATATTCAAAGATGGACTGAGTGAAGTTGTCGGTGGTTTACTTGATGCTGTATTTAATGCAGTAAGCGGAATCCTTAGTGATGTTTTGAAAGGAGATTTTTTTGTTACATTAGGCAAATCCATACGAGATGGTGTAGGTAATATCCTTAATGCAATTACTTGGGGTGGATGGGATTCATGGATGAGCAAAATTAGCGGTAGCAACGCCAAAGAAGTACAAGAAGCAATCGACAGGCTTACAGATAGAAACGAAACGTTAGAGAAATCCATAGACCGACTTACTGACGTGATGGAAAAGTCAGCAGGTTCCAAATCTATATCAGCATATGAACAAGCGTTTAAATATCAGCAGGAGCAGATTACCAACACACTTAAAATAGCCCAAGAACAAGCACGGTATCATGGCTCTCATAAGAGCTGGCAACATTATATGGAATGGACTGACGAACAACTGCGTTGGGCTCGCGAAAATGTGGACAAGAATTTCTCCAGCACTGGTTCTTTGTGGGGATTAAGCCCGGAACAAATGAAAATGTTACTTAGCAATGCTGATATATATGAACAAATAAAAAACGAAGGAAAAGGTGGATATGGCGGTCGTGTCTTAGAGAAGTTGGAGGCATATGCCGACCAAGCCGGAAAATTGGATGAACTTACAGAGAAGATAAACGAATCTCTCATGCAAGTTTCTTTCGATGGGTTACGTGACAACTTCCTCGAATCCTTAATGGATATGGACAAAGATGCCAAAAGTTTTTCGGAAGATTTTTCTGAATATATGCAACGTGCCCTGCTTAATTTCTCAATAGGAGAGTTGTTTGATGATGAATTGAAAGAATGGTACAATGGCATTGCAGAATTGATGAAGGAACAAGGTGGGAAATTAACCAAACAGCAGATAGAAGATGCCAGGAGGGAGTACGATTCAATGGTTCAAAAAGCAATGGATGAAAGGGATAAGATTTCGGAAATTACCGGATACACAGGGAGCTCTTCTTCCTCTTCCCAAGAAGCTTCAAAGAAAGGTTTTGCCGCTGCTTCGCAAGATTCAATCGACGAACTTAACGGACGTTTCACAGCTTTGCAAATAGCTGGAGAAGAGATAAAGAATCAAAGTGTAACTCAATCCCAATCACTAAATATTCTAACGATGAAAACGGATACACTTATTTCCATAAATACGGAAACGAGAAATATTGCTGATGATACACGTGATTTGATAGCAAGTTCATATCTCGAGCTAGTTCAAATCTCCGAAAATACTGGAGCAATAATAAAACCAATCCAGCAAATGCAGAAGGATATTTCAGAAGTTAAAAACAATACCAAAGGATTATCAACAAAATAG
- a CDS encoding glycosyl transferase codes for MITLVLLSFILIAGYVFAMIKKGKEIPYSISATYYALTHKFWFGLCMIGASLLLLPPAFEASTENSQFLVFISVIGMIVLGVSPNFKVEDKIPHIVGSCIALIFSQIWVGCNSWYWLLLWYGFIAYMAISMKRYWTGNFISDFIKRKPMFWIEVISLLTVYLTCIV; via the coding sequence ATGATTACATTAGTACTATTATCATTCATTCTCATCGCTGGCTATGTCTTTGCGATGATTAAAAAAGGGAAAGAAATCCCTTATTCAATCAGTGCCACCTACTATGCGCTGACACACAAATTTTGGTTCGGATTGTGCATGATTGGTGCCAGCCTTCTGCTTCTTCCGCCCGCATTTGAAGCCAGTACGGAAAACAGCCAGTTCCTTGTGTTCATCTCAGTTATCGGCATGATTGTATTGGGAGTATCTCCTAATTTCAAAGTAGAGGATAAGATACCTCATATTGTCGGTTCATGTATAGCCTTAATCTTCTCCCAGATATGGGTAGGTTGCAATAGTTGGTATTGGTTACTGTTATGGTATGGATTCATCGCGTACATGGCTATCTCCATGAAAAGATATTGGACGGGCAATTTCATCTCCGACTTTATCAAGCGAAAACCGATGTTCTGGATAGAGGTAATTTCATTGTTAACCGTTTATCTTACTTGTATCGTATGA
- a CDS encoding BACON domain-containing protein, whose translation MADTRKLRIGNRIPNKIMLGNMKCKKAYLGNSLIWESDTSSDFLNIVPDVIQDIPKNGANYDIVITSSGNWTCMDTPLWAVPNIYTGEAGKTIVNIDVEMNESGSERSGVMTFKLDDADTVSTLLIKQLAQNDYIIIDPNPINIPKDAYSSVINIEASGSWRIVSKPSWVEISPSDGMEGHNNVSIDITANVGNTRTGRIEFALDDKPDTVGTLVIQQEGKEPPLIISPDTIDGIPASGGSYEVTIKATGNWTCSYNPAWARPDNDSGTAGETTFMLDINANTGDARGDYLEFELVDTGYVVKLYVFQDAESSINGISLEPPFPSELYGSAYSGGEYEVVSENNWFNSLAKNIEMNPTSGLAGRTYVDFKVSENNNSPRVVVLELTDETTYDTYAFGCIQQSTTGDSKEIMANIAGFPDIPKAGGVFSAYLVSLKDWIYDGDLGINASWINVMQKSGVAGATKVSVVVSQNQTGQPRLVILRFTTADGTDYVLISVHQLG comes from the coding sequence ATGGCAGATACAAGAAAATTGCGTATAGGAAATCGTATCCCCAATAAGATTATGCTTGGTAATATGAAGTGTAAAAAGGCTTATCTGGGAAATTCCCTAATTTGGGAATCGGATACGAGTTCCGATTTTCTGAATATAGTACCTGATGTAATTCAAGACATCCCAAAAAATGGCGCAAATTACGACATCGTCATTACCTCTTCTGGGAATTGGACGTGTATGGATACTCCATTATGGGCTGTTCCGAACATTTATACCGGTGAAGCCGGGAAAACGATTGTGAATATAGATGTCGAGATGAATGAGAGTGGTTCTGAACGTTCGGGAGTGATGACTTTTAAGCTTGATGATGCAGATACGGTTTCTACTCTGTTGATAAAGCAGTTGGCTCAGAATGATTATATAATTATCGACCCGAATCCCATAAACATTCCCAAGGACGCATATTCCAGTGTCATCAATATAGAGGCTTCTGGCAGTTGGAGAATTGTAAGTAAACCATCATGGGTGGAGATATCCCCATCAGACGGCATGGAAGGACATAATAATGTATCTATTGATATAACGGCTAATGTTGGGAATACAAGAACAGGAAGAATTGAGTTTGCTTTGGATGATAAACCGGATACGGTTGGAACGCTTGTTATTCAACAAGAAGGAAAAGAACCGCCTTTGATTATCAGCCCCGATACAATAGACGGTATCCCAGCTTCCGGTGGTTCATATGAAGTGACAATCAAGGCAACCGGCAACTGGACATGCTCATATAATCCGGCATGGGCTAGACCTGATAACGATTCGGGGACAGCAGGAGAAACAACCTTCATGCTGGACATTAATGCCAATACTGGCGATGCACGTGGTGACTATTTAGAATTTGAATTGGTCGACACCGGATATGTCGTAAAACTGTATGTGTTTCAAGATGCTGAATCGTCAATTAATGGCATCTCGCTTGAACCGCCATTCCCCTCTGAACTGTATGGAAGTGCATATTCAGGTGGAGAGTATGAAGTTGTCAGCGAAAACAATTGGTTCAATTCTTTAGCCAAGAATATTGAAATGAATCCGACTTCAGGATTGGCAGGAAGAACCTATGTAGATTTTAAAGTCTCCGAAAATAACAATAGTCCTCGAGTGGTCGTTTTGGAATTAACAGATGAAACTACATATGATACATATGCGTTTGGCTGTATACAGCAGTCTACCACAGGTGATTCTAAAGAAATAATGGCAAATATAGCGGGATTCCCGGATATTCCTAAAGCGGGTGGAGTTTTTTCGGCTTATCTGGTATCTCTAAAGGATTGGATTTATGATGGAGATTTGGGCATTAATGCCAGTTGGATAAATGTCATGCAGAAATCGGGCGTTGCCGGTGCAACCAAGGTTTCGGTTGTAGTGTCACAGAATCAAACAGGGCAACCAAGGCTTGTGATACTTCGGTTTACAACTGCTGATGGAACAGATTATGTCTTAATTAGTGTTCATCAATTAGGATAA